A genome region from Anastrepha obliqua isolate idAnaObli1 chromosome 4, idAnaObli1_1.0, whole genome shotgun sequence includes the following:
- the LOC129244093 gene encoding protein wech-like, which translates to MLWFIAAPPNSRNIAIVSDAQCFLSSLCTDFSNNFWHPLNGSSNDLGGDGIGMARRNFMPGTATSSSSSSSISCSICEVNATNRCIECNEFMCSNCWRNHLNDPQFANHSTFHLPSPIGTMPTGGFSAGAMNNSKPHHFCDIHNEILQYVCQPCKVLVCQCCTLYEHNGHTYSSVQSFYDELKDVIKNDLESSNTGKISIKSSIDRSLTFIRLVERNCAELSEDIRKTCRQFIRAIEDIERYLLESVEQLRQRRLANLNDQMAGLKSALAGLSETMEMLKKTLVNMSCMNNFDIAKKILNAQRQLQQFAAIYKDLYPKYEEFVFVPPNDKILQDVLKQGAIVGVNDNDTNVVNDAAVNGGSVSDCGGSVCDCGASISDCGGSVSECGVPVAGVFGRFNYENSFHGIPSLMLPLHGYSASAIEREFGVLCNCASGSTHSMTNFSGPVRALCSNTLSLSFATEGHGDGQVSRPWGLCVDKLGHILISDRRNNRVQVFNPDGTLKFKFGRKGSGNGEFDLPAGICVDIDNRIIVVDKDNHRVQIFTSTGIYLSKFGSFGKECGQFQYPWDVAVNSRRQIVVTDSRNHRIQQFDSEGRFIRQVVFESNFQTKNPASPRGVCYTPTGNIIVSDFDNHCLYLINPESSTIVSSEGQESDGVQELNGPSGICCDADGRIIIADSKHQRIVVYNSILEHLWNIEIRPSRNPSMPHNLDEKDRTCDVSLMPDGRIVFLIELSPDTKEGSNPSKRFVHVF; encoded by the exons ATGCTGTGGTTCATAGCGGCTCCGCCGAATTCTCGCAACATCGCTATCGTGAGCGATGCTCAATGTTTTCT TTCATCACTTTGCACCGATTTCTCCAATAACTTCTGGCATCCTTTGAATGGCAGTTCAAATGACTTAGGTGGTGATGGTATTGGAATGGCCAGACGGAATTTTATGCCTGGTACTGCAACATCATCGTCTAGCAGCTCGAGCATCAGTTGCAGTATATGTGAAGTAAATGCGACCAATCGTTGTATTGAGTGTAATGAGTTCATGTGCAGTAATTGCTGGCGTAACCATCTCAATGATCCCCAATTCGCAAATCActcgacttttcatttgccCTCACCAATTGGTACAATGCCCACCGGTGGTTTTTCTGCTGGTGCAATGAACAATTCAAAACCCCATCACTTTTGCGATATACACAATGAGATATTGCAGTACGTTTGCCAACCTTGCAAGGTGTTGGTATGCCAATGTTGCACTCTTTATGAGCACAACGGACATACGTACTCTTCGGTACAAAGTTTCTACGACGAATTGAAGGATGTAATTAAGAATGATCTTGAAAGTAGTAATACGGGCAAGATATCTATTAAGAGTAGTATTGACAGATCATTGACATTTATACGGCTCGTCGAGCGTAATTGTGCTGAACTGAGCGAAGATATACGCAAAACCTGCAGACAATTTATAAGGGCTATAGAGGATATCGAACGTTATTTATTGGAATCCGTTGAGCAATTGCGACAACGACGTTTGGCTAACTTAAATGATCAAATGGCCGGATTGAAATCGGCTCTCGCTGGACTCTCTGAAACCATGGAAATGTTGAAAAAGACATTAGTGAATATGTCATGTATGAATAACTTTGATATAGCAAAGAAGATTTTGAATGCACAACGACAACTTCAGCAATTCGCTGCCATATACAAAGATTTATATCCAAAATATGAGGAATTCGTATTCGTTCCACCAAACGATAAAATATTGCAGGATGTACTCAAACAAGGCGCAATTGTAGGAGTAAATGATAATGATACGAATGTGGTAAATGATGCAGCGGTTAACGGTGGATCAGTCAGCGATTGTGGTGGATCAGTCTGCGATTGCGGTGCATCAATCAGTGATTGCGGTGGATCAGTCAGCGAATGCGGTGTCCCAGTTGCCGGTGTATTTGGTCGATTCAATTATGAGAATAGTTTCCACGGTATCCCTTCTCTAATGTTACCGTTACATGGTTACAGCGCTAGTGCCATTGAGAGGGAGTTTGGCGTATTGTGTAACTGTGCATCGGGCAGCACACATTCTATGACAAATTTCAGTGGACCTGTAAGGGCTCTCTGTTCCAATACACTCTCACTATCTTTTGCCACAGAGGGTCACGGTGATGGGCAAGTTAGCCGCCCTTGGGGGTTGTGTGTTGATAAGCTGGGTCACATATTGATCTCCGACAGACGTAATAATCGTGTGCAAGTTTTTAATCCGGATGGTACACTGAAGTTTAAATTCGGCCGTAAAGGTTCTGGAAATGGAGAGTTTGATTTACCAGCAGGCATTTGTGTCGACATAGATAATCGCATAATTGTTGTTGATAAGGATAATCATCGCGTACAAATTTTCACTTCCACTGGTATATATTTATCGAAGTTCGGTAGCTTTGGCAAAGAGTGTGGACAGTTCCAATATCCATGGGATGTGGCTGTAAATTCGCGACGTCAAATTGTTGTAACCGATTCACGCAATCATCGCATACAACAGTTCGATTCTGAGGGTCGTTTCATACGTCAAGTCGTCTTCGAAAGTAATTTTCAAACTAAGAATCCTGCTTCACCACGCGGAGTTTGTTACACACCAACTGGTAACATTATAGTATCAGACTTCGATAATCATTGTCTATATCTAATAAATCCAGAAAGCAGTACG ATCGTATCATCTGAAGGACAAGAAAGTGATGGAGTCCAAGAATTGAACGGTCCTTCCGGAATTTGTTGCGACGCCGATGGACGCATTATTATTGCAGATTCTAAACATCAACGTATCGTTGTTTACAATTCCATCTTAGAACATCTATGGAAC ATTGAAATACGTCCATCGAGAAATCCCTCAATGCCGCATAATCTCGACGAAAAAGATCGAACTTGTGACGTTTCTCTTATGCCTGATGGTCGAATTGTTTTCCTGATCGAATTATCACCTGATACCAAAGAGGGATCCAATCCTTCTAAAAGATTTGTACacgttttttaa